AAACGACATAAGAATAGCCGTATATCCCAATCCGGCCAATCAGTTTGTCAGGATAACAGCAGACAGGGTGATGGAAAGGATGGAAGTTGAAATCAGTGATTTAAACGGAAAGGTTTTAAAATCGGAAAAAGCAGAAAATTCAGAATTTATAGATTTGAATATCAGTCAGTTGGCAGAAGGTATTTATTTTGTAAACATAAACGGCATCCGGCAGTTTAAACTGGTGAAAATAAAAAGCAGGTGAATTTAGAATGAACCTGCCCGGATACGTTTAAAGAGGAAAACAAAAATACAATATATGTATTTTCAGTTACTTTAGATTTTAATTCACTCCCTTTGATTTCAGTATTTTTTCAATCTCTTCCTGCGGGAAAAAACCTTCGTGTCGGAAAAACTCATTGCCGTTCTCATCTAAAAAAACCTGAACAGGAATGACTTGAATCTGATAAATATCAGCATATTTTTTCCCTTCAGGTGTCCAGACATCATAAAAGATGACATTGACCTGTCCTGCAAATTTTTCCTTTATTGCCTTCATAATAGGTTGCATTTGCTGGCATGGGATACAGCGCACTGAGCCTAATTCAATAAAAGTTACCTTGTATTTCACTGTAGAATCTTCCGGAGCTACAACTGTCTGTTGTGTCTTTTGTCCCGTTGTTTGAGTAACTTCCTTATTGCCTGAGGAGTCTTGCTTATTGCTGCAACCTAAGACCCAAAGGCTTCCTGAGATAAAAACAAGAATTAATGCTTTTCTGAAATTAATGGTCATATATTTAATTTTAATTGGTTACTAAATGTTCATTAACAACATCCTCCTTCCGTATCACAGGGAGATGAAGCCACACAACCGCAGCCACAACTGCTGTCTGTTTTATCAGGTTTGAGATTAATCTGCATTGGCAAACCAAGCGATTTCCATTTGGAATAACCTCCATCGAGATTAGCTACATCCGGATAACCTTCCCTGTTCATCAGATTGGCTACTTTTGAACTTCTGACACCACCCGGACAGGCTAAAATAATGTTCTGGTTCTTTGAAATATATGGCAACCTCTCCATGATAACCGACATGGGATGATACAGAACATTCTCAATAGGAACATTTTCAAAACTGATTTCAAATTCTTCTCTGACATCAATCAGAACAGCCTGTTTTGCTATTAATAATTCATAAGCATCGGCAGGGGATATGTGTTTTACTCCATCAATGTGGAATTCCTGAAATAAAGGCTTTTCAATAGTTTTCATCATGATACCATTTCTTTAATGTGTTCAACAATTTCTATTGCTTTTTCTTTACTGAAAGGTGTCTGACCTTTTACAATACCATAATCGGTGGTGTGGATATGTAAGAAATTCTCAATGCCGTTTTCAAGCATGGTCTTCTTTGCACAATCTATAGGACATCCATCGAGAACAACCAGTCTGGTTATTTCTCCTTTGGTGGTTTCAGCAAAATGTTTGTCAATGCTGAAACGGGCAAGGCACAGCATTTTTGCATCACCATTACTCATTAATATGCGGGCTGTTTCATCGGCAAACTTACCGGTATTGGAAGCCCCGCTGCAACTTACGATTTGAAATTTTACATTTTCCATGATATTCTTTTTATTGGGTTTACATTTTCTTCATTTCACCTTTGAAATCGCAGGCTCTGGCAATGGTGTTGCTGATAGTTCCGAATTTCAGGATGTTTTTATGCCAGTTCTGTATTGTTTTTTCACCGGCATCTGTATCCACTTCGAGCATATAGGTAATTTCTTTCATAAAAGGCGGATGATCATTCCGTATTCCGAATACGCTTACACTTGCCTTACGATATGGGATTTTAAGAATTTCCGAATAGCGTTGTACATTTTTAAGTAAACAGGCAGCCACGGCAGTCAGCAACAATTCAGCGGGATTAGGTAAAACCTCATCACGACCCGATGTTGCATCAAAACGAAGTTCGTATTGATTGGCTGTGGCTTTGGCATCACCGTGTGGTATAACTGTAGCTGATATTTCGTATTCGAGCATTTTTATTGGCTTAGTTTGTTAAAAAGATTACTTAATGACTCAGCATAAATGGTTTTGATATTTTCTTCCTGAGGTTTAAATGGATAAGCAGGAATAAGGTCAAGCACCTGTTCATAACTCAACCCTGAATGAAAGAGTGTTTCAGAAGTCCCATGAATCATAGCGTTGACGGCCTGAGCAGCGTCCTTTTCCGTGAGTCCGAATTTTAGAGCATGTTGATAAAATTCCTGAAAGAGAAACCATAAATAGGTGGGTCCCATCCCGGTTATTGTGGCATAAGATTCAAGCAAGGGTTCTTCTACTGCTTTTAATGTTCCCAGTGGTTCAAACAATGTTTGTAAAATGGCAGATTGTTCCTCTTGCACTTCTCCGGATAGGGCATACACATTGTATCCTTTACCAATCACCGATGGAGCATTTGGAATGACCCTGGCGACAGCCAGTTTTTTTCCAATCATCTCCTGAATTTTTGCAATTCTTACTTTTGGCGCCAGTGAAATCACCAAAGCATTTTCTGAATTGAACGGTTTTATCTCATTTAAAACATCCCCGAAAACAGGCGGATGAAGTGCAAGATAAAGTACATGACTTGATTTCACTGCTTCACTGATTGTTTCAACAGCATTTACCTGTGAGAATTGCTGACTTAGTCCTTTAGCTTTATCAAAATCATGGTCATATACGGCCACATTTTTAAAATCCATGTTTTGCTGTTCCCACGCACGGAGTATAATGCCGGTAATCCTGCCGGCACCTATAAAACTGATATTTATGTCTTTGGTATCCATAATGTTGTGATTTTAATTAAAACCTTTCAGTAAACCAACTGGACATTTGTCGAAGATGTAATTCAATCCCATTTGTTCTGCTTTATCAAGGGTTTTTTCTGAGAAGCAATCGGGTGGAAACCAAAAAATGGCATCTTTAAACCCTGCTAAATTGTCAAGCATTTTGTCAGTATTGTGAGGAGCCATAATCAGCATGATTACTTCCACCTTTTCAGGGATAAGTTCCACTGAAGGATAGCACTTATGCCCTGCAATTTCACTGTAGCGGGGATTTACCGGAAAAACAGTGTAGTGATGTTCTTTCATCAGGTGAAAAACCTCATAACTGTATTTTGTTTCATCCTGCGAAACACCAATGATGGCAAAGTTTTTCCTGATTTTTAATATTTCATTAGCATTCATACATTTTAAGTTTTATTGTTGAAAAGGATCTTTTGTGCTTAATTGCTCAGCCTCTTTACGCTTCAGCATGGCCAATGCATTTTTGCTACGAGAGTTTGGAATGGCCTTTTGGTGTAGAAATTCAATGTTTTCGGCAATTGCTGCAAAGTCTTTGAACGGAAAACCCAAAACTGTTTCATTCGGGCAAATATCTGTGGCATCGCGACAACCGTAACAGCCCATGCTCATATTAAATTTTTGTTGAATATATGGAATTGTGGTTGCATCAACGCAAGTTGCCTGTAATATTGCCGTGCTGCTTTCAACTCGTTGTCCGCCTTTTATGTTCAGATTGGCAAGCGCAAGCCACATCAGTTTTTCGGTTTCGTCTTCCACTACCACAATATCGGGCTCAATTTCCGCTGTTTCCAATGGAAATAAATACAATGCTTTTAGTTTTCCTTGCGGTAACGTGGTCATGCCTTCAAACATATTTTTGTCTGTTTCTTCCTTGCTTACAATACCAAAGCCTACCAGTCCTTTTCCTGTTTTCAGTCCATCAGGTAGTGGCTTAAATCCAAAAGCGGCCGCGGCAGCCGGACAGGCAATACCTTCTGCATCGAGAATTACATGTTTCCCATGCCGGGCTTTCATCAATGCCTGACAATAGCGGTGCCCGCTTAATTTCTCAACTTTTACAGGAATATTTTCTTCTGCAAAAATGAATTTTACTCCCACCATTGAGCTTGTTAAGCCAAGTATTTGTTCAACTTCTTCCGAAGCAGTTTGTATGTTTCTCATTTCCATTTTTTTAAATTAATGTATCATCGCAATATTCATCTTCAGTTTCAAATTCGAGGGTTGCATGATGAATATTAACGTGTTCCAACTCGTGTTTTATTTTTTGTTTCAGGATGTTTTGCTGTTCCATAGATGTATCCGCAGAAATAATAATATGCGCTGTCATGGCATTTTGAGTTGTGCTCATTGCCCAAACGTGCAAATGGTGAACATCAATTACTCCATCAACTTTTCTGATTTCTGAAATTACTTCCTGCAGGTTAATACCTTTAGGCACACCATCGAGTGTAAGAATAAGACTGTCTTTAAAAAGTGTCCATGTTGAATAGAAAATTACCAGAACAATGATGAGGCTCATAACCAGGTCAAGCCAGTTGATATGAAAAAAGTAAATCAGCCCCCCTGAAATAACCACTCCCATTGAAACAGCAGCATCTGCCATTAAATGCAGGTAAGCTCCTTTTACATTCAGGTCATTGTCTTTCTCCCGGAAAAATAAAAATGCTGAAGTAAAATTGATAACAATTCCGACACCTGCAACAATCGAAATGGGAAGACCTTCAACCGATACCGGATGATGAAGCCTGTTGAAACTCTCCCATAAAATACCGCCAATAACAATAAATAACACTACCGAATTGACCAACGACACCAGGATAGTAGATTTCAAGTACCCATAGGTAAATTTATTATTTGATTTAACTTTTGCCAACCTGAATGCTATCATAGCCAGAGCCAGTGAGGCCACATCCGTAAGGTTATGACCGGCATCTGAAATTAAGGAAAGGGAATTATAATACACACCTGCACCAAATTCTATCACCACATACAAAAGGTTAATGATAATGCCAAAAATAAAAGCCCTGTTAAGACTGCTGAGCTTTGTATGTGAGTGCTGATGTTCCATATTCTGGTCTTTAAACTAAAAGGGGTAATTTGAGAATTTTCAAACTACCCCAATCTGTTCATTATTTTGCTGCACAGTCTATACAAACCTTTTTGTCGCCTTTGATGCGGCCATATTCCATCACGGTCATTTCGCCACATTCTTCGCAAACAAAACCATCGAAGCTGTCTTTTTTAGCTTCCAGCTTGTATTCAAAAACTGGTGAAACGGTCAATAGCATATCTTCAGGTGCGTTCATTACTCCATCAACCAATGGGTCAATAATTTCGGCAGGAACAGTACTTGCCGGTTTACCCAACATGCGATAATCGGTGAAGAATTTTGATTTTTTATTGTTCAGCATTGCCTCTGCCTTAGGAGTTACACGCACAGCTCTTCCCGTTGCCCTGTCAACCACAGTTACAGCCCATTTTCCTTTGTGGGTCTTTTTTATGTTCCCTTTTCCAAAGGTTGTCCCCATGATAACCTGCAACCCGTCTCCATAGCAGGTTGCACAATGGTCATCACCCAGATCAACAAAAGCAACCAGTTGTCCGTCTTTTGCCCGTTCAACGCCTAAAGCATTCATAGCAGCAGCGCCAACTCTTAGTCCCATTGGCATGGCGGGGCATTTGTGCCCGTGAAATTTTTGCCCGAATTCGAGCCATTCTTTTGGATCAATCATTTTATTCAATTTTAAGTTTACAATTATTTATTCATTACTTCAAAGACCATTTTAGCAGCAATCAAAAGCAGAACCACTGCATACACAATCTTCACCTCTTTTGATTTTGCTTTTTGGGTCATATACCTTCCACCCAACTGTGAGCCAACAATGACAGCAGCCACAACAGCGGCTGTAAGCCCCCAATTCATTTGCCCCTGAGAAACATGGCCAAGGTAGCCCGAGAAGGAGGAGAAAGTAACCACAAAAGCCGTTGTTGCTGCAGCTTCCTTGGTTTTATAACCCATCATCATCAGGATAGGGGCAATAATAAAGCCTCCGCCAAGTCCCAGCATGCCTCCGATAAAACCGGCAAATCCTCCAACAAAAAAACCAATGACACTTCTTTTTCTCATGCTCATCATGTTTTCCGGCTCTGCCTGTTTCGATGCCCACAAGGTTCGCAAGGCGGCTGCAACAACCATGACTGCAAACAATATTTTCAGTGTCTGAACAGGAACATGGCTGCTGGTCATGGCACCAATGGGTGAAGCCAGTAAAGCCGTGGCTGCCATGATAGCGCCACCTTTCCAATCCACTAATTTTTTACGGGCAAAAGGGATAAGCACCAATGCCGTGTTCAATCCGTTAAGCAATAATCCCAGCGGTATGGCTACCTCTTTCATGTCGTATCCCATCCAGTGGAGAACCGGAACATATACCATTCCGCCACCCAACCCAAGCATGGCAAAGATGAAGGAAGCAATGGCTATGATAATGGCTACAATTACTAACA
This genomic interval from Sphingobacteriales bacterium contains the following:
- a CDS encoding DUF169 domain-containing protein, with protein sequence MEMRNIQTASEEVEQILGLTSSMVGVKFIFAEENIPVKVEKLSGHRYCQALMKARHGKHVILDAEGIACPAAAAAFGFKPLPDGLKTGKGLVGFGIVSKEETDKNMFEGMTTLPQGKLKALYLFPLETAEIEPDIVVVEDETEKLMWLALANLNIKGGQRVESSTAILQATCVDATTIPYIQQKFNMSMGCYGCRDATDICPNETVLGFPFKDFAAIAENIEFLHQKAIPNSRSKNALAMLKRKEAEQLSTKDPFQQ
- a CDS encoding rhodanese-like domain-containing protein — its product is MMKTIEKPLFQEFHIDGVKHISPADAYELLIAKQAVLIDVREEFEISFENVPIENVLYHPMSVIMERLPYISKNQNIILACPGGVRSSKVANLMNREGYPDVANLDGGYSKWKSLGLPMQINLKPDKTDSSCGCGCVASSPCDTEGGCC
- a CDS encoding sulfite exporter TauE/SafE family protein gives rise to the protein MLVIVAIIIAIASFIFAMLGLGGGMVYVPVLHWMGYDMKEVAIPLGLLLNGLNTALVLIPFARKKLVDWKGGAIMAATALLASPIGAMTSSHVPVQTLKILFAVMVVAAALRTLWASKQAEPENMMSMRKRSVIGFFVGGFAGFIGGMLGLGGGFIIAPILMMMGYKTKEAAATTAFVVTFSSFSGYLGHVSQGQMNWGLTAAVVAAVIVGSQLGGRYMTQKAKSKEVKIVYAVVLLLIAAKMVFEVMNK
- a CDS encoding cation transporter, coding for MEHQHSHTKLSSLNRAFIFGIIINLLYVVIEFGAGVYYNSLSLISDAGHNLTDVASLALAMIAFRLAKVKSNNKFTYGYLKSTILVSLVNSVVLFIVIGGILWESFNRLHHPVSVEGLPISIVAGVGIVINFTSAFLFFREKDNDLNVKGAYLHLMADAAVSMGVVISGGLIYFFHINWLDLVMSLIIVLVIFYSTWTLFKDSLILTLDGVPKGINLQEVISEIRKVDGVIDVHHLHVWAMSTTQNAMTAHIIISADTSMEQQNILKQKIKHELEHVNIHHATLEFETEDEYCDDTLI
- a CDS encoding NAD(P)-binding domain-containing protein, coding for MDTKDINISFIGAGRITGIILRAWEQQNMDFKNVAVYDHDFDKAKGLSQQFSQVNAVETISEAVKSSHVLYLALHPPVFGDVLNEIKPFNSENALVISLAPKVRIAKIQEMIGKKLAVARVIPNAPSVIGKGYNVYALSGEVQEEQSAILQTLFEPLGTLKAVEEPLLESYATITGMGPTYLWFLFQEFYQHALKFGLTEKDAAQAVNAMIHGTSETLFHSGLSYEQVLDLIPAYPFKPQEENIKTIYAESLSNLFNKLSQ
- a CDS encoding OsmC family protein; its protein translation is MLEYEISATVIPHGDAKATANQYELRFDATSGRDEVLPNPAELLLTAVAACLLKNVQRYSEILKIPYRKASVSVFGIRNDHPPFMKEITYMLEVDTDAGEKTIQNWHKNILKFGTISNTIARACDFKGEMKKM
- a CDS encoding CoA-binding protein, whose protein sequence is MNANEILKIRKNFAIIGVSQDETKYSYEVFHLMKEHHYTVFPVNPRYSEIAGHKCYPSVELIPEKVEVIMLIMAPHNTDKMLDNLAGFKDAIFWFPPDCFSEKTLDKAEQMGLNYIFDKCPVGLLKGFN
- a CDS encoding tRNA CCA-pyrophosphorylase, translated to MIDPKEWLEFGQKFHGHKCPAMPMGLRVGAAAMNALGVERAKDGQLVAFVDLGDDHCATCYGDGLQVIMGTTFGKGNIKKTHKGKWAVTVVDRATGRAVRVTPKAEAMLNNKKSKFFTDYRMLGKPASTVPAEIIDPLVDGVMNAPEDMLLTVSPVFEYKLEAKKDSFDGFVCEECGEMTVMEYGRIKGDKKVCIDCAAK
- a CDS encoding thioredoxin family protein: MTINFRKALILVFISGSLWVLGCSNKQDSSGNKEVTQTTGQKTQQTVVAPEDSTVKYKVTFIELGSVRCIPCQQMQPIMKAIKEKFAGQVNVIFYDVWTPEGKKYADIYQIQVIPVQVFLDENGNEFFRHEGFFPQEEIEKILKSKGVN